TCGTAGGTCTCGCGCTCGATGTAGTTGGCCGCCTTCCACACCGGGTAGAGGCTGGGGCAGGGCTGGCCATTGTCCAGCCACACGCGCAGGAACACGCGGCGGTGATCGCGGGGGTGGTAGACGTTGTACAGCACCGCGAAACGCTTGGGTCGCTCCTCGGTGTACGTCAGGTAATCGATGCCGACGCAGTCCATCAGCATGAAGCCGCGTTCCTTGAGGCTCTGCGCCACCGCCCTCAGCTCGCCGGGTTCCACCACCACGGTGGGTTCGGCGGCGTGATCCTCGGTCAGTTTCAATTCCTGAATAAGCTGTGATACGTCCCGCGCCGGGTGGGGCGTGTTGGGCTGGGTGGCGGTGTCCGTGGTGGTCTGGGAGGTTCCCGGCATGTTGGGTGCTGTTACCTTGTCCATGCGTCCACCATCGGGAGTTGATGTCCCAGTTCGTCGAAGGCTTCGCCGCGTACCTTCTTCTGGAGTTGCATCAGGGCGTACAGCAGCGCCTCAGGGCGCGGGGGGCAGCCCGGTACGAAAATGTCCACCGGCACCACACTGTCGGTGTTCTGCACAATCGCGTAGTTGTTGAACATCCCACCCGACGAGGCGCACGCGCCCATGCTGATGACCCACTTGGGGTCGGGCATCTGATCGTACACGCGCCGCAAGACCGGGGCCATCTTCTTGCTGAGGCGACCGGCGATGATCATCACGTCCGCCTGGCGGGGCGAGGCGCGGAACACCTCACTGCCGAAGCGGGCCATGTCGTTGCGGGCGTTGGTGGACTGCATCATCTCGATGGCGCAGCACGCCAGCCCGAATGTGGCAGGCCACATGCTGTTGCTGCGGCCCCACGCCACCAGTTTCTCCAGGCTGGAAAACAGCACGCCCTCGGACTCCAGTTCCTGCCAGTCCTTTTCAATGAGTTCCTTCAGTGGCATGAGGCCTCCAAACGGGCTGGGGTAATGGCGCTTACCTCCACTCCAGCACTCCTTTTTTCAGGATGTAGTAGTACCCGACCAGCAGCAGCAGCACGAAGGTCAGCGCCTCGAAGAAAGCGAACTGCGGGAGTTTCTGGTAGGCGGCGGCCAGCGGGTAGAAGAAGGCGGTCTCGATGTCGAACACGATGAACAGCATGGCGACCAGGTAGAAGTGAACCGGGAAGCGCTGGCCGGTGCCGACGCCGCCGTGCTCGGGGTCGTTGCCGCTCTCGTACGGCATGAGTTTAGCTTTGCTGCCTTTCTTGGGGCCGAGCAGCGCACTGGCGATCACGGCAATAATGCCGATCCCCAGCGACGCGACGAGCATGATCACAAAATTGGCGTATTCGATGGTTATCTCCCTTCCTTCTGCGTTTCCTGCCCTTTCTGGCGACCTTCAGCCCTGACTTGTGAAAATCAGCACGAAAGGGTCAAAAAAAAGAGAACCGGAAAACAGCTCAAAATAAAAACATTCCCTTACAGTTTTATCACGAAAAAAACAACGCCAAACAACCGCCGTCACACACTTCGGCCGCATTGCCCCGGACAGTGACAGCCCCAAAACGGCGCGGCCGGGGCGCGTTCAATGCACCCGTACCCCTTTCGTCAGCGGCTGTTTCTGGACCCATTTGACGAACTTCTGCACTTCCTCGCGGGCCAGCAGCGCCTCCACGGTGTTCAGCTCGTTCGCCAGCTCGGCATTGCTGAAGGTCTTGGAGAGGTAACCCTGGCAGGCCGGGCACATCTTCACAGTGGGAATCTCGCCCAGCTTGACGCCCTGCCGCCGCCCCTGCGATTTGGGCACCAGGTGATGATCCGTCAGGTTCGGGGCTTCCCGCCCGCACAACACGCACACCTCAGGGGGCTTCGCTTCTACATGCCAGCTCGATTCAGGACGTTTCCGGGCCATAAGCACAAGAATACGGCCCCCCAACACCCGCACCGTTAACAAACACGACCTGAGCGGCAGCGTCACCCTCTAACCCCGCCTCATCCCTGGCGCACGCGAGAGCTTGAACCATCAGCAGCTCATCAAACTAAATTGCCAATTTTATAAAATTTTGCCATGGCGCAGTTTGAACTGGAGATGGACAAATTTGGGCGCATCCTCATTCCCAAAAAACTACGCGACGCGCTGAACCTCAGGGCGGGAAGCAAAGTCACAGGCGAACTTGACGGGCCACACCTCACCCTCAGCGGCCCGGAACCCCGGTACGTGATCTCGCAAAGTGCCAGCGGCAGGCCCGTCATTCAGTTCCCTAACGCGGCTCCCTGGCCTGAGGGGGACGACCCGGTCAGGGCCATGCGAGATGAACGAACCGAGCAGCTGATTCGCGGCGGGAAGCTGGGGTGACAGTGACACGAACCCTCGTGGACACCAGCACCCTGGTCGCCGCCCTGATGAGCCACCACACCGCCCACGCCTGGGCCGACGCACACCTGGCCGAGGCCGAACAACAGACGGTGCTGATCAGCACGCACACTCTGGCAGAAGTGCTCAAGGTGCTGACCACGTACCCCAGGGAATTTCTCCCGCCGCAAATCGCATTACAGGTCATCAAAGAAACCACTCGCCAGTACGAGAAGATCAACCTGGACGACCAGGATTACTTCGCGGTCATGCAGCGCCTGGCCGACCACCACCTGAGCGGCAGCGTCATTTTCGACGCCCTGATCGCCCAGGCCGCCCTGAAAGCTGGGGCTGAGAAGCTGCTGACCCTGAACCCCAAAGATTTTAAGAGACTGGGGAAGGATGTGGCAGGAATTCTTGTATACCCGTAAAGCTAAAACGGTACGCCGCCAGTGCAAACCGCATCAATGGCCGCGCACACCCCAGCGAAATTCTGTTCCACCTCAGCATTCGTGAAACGCACCACCAGAACGCCTGCACCCGCCAGCAGTGCTGAACGCTCGGCATCGTAAACCTGAGCCTCGACTGAATCATGACTCGCGCCATCCAACTCGATACACAGCTTCAATGACGGCGCGTAGAAATCA
This genomic interval from Deinococcus fonticola contains the following:
- a CDS encoding HNH endonuclease; its protein translation is MARKRPESSWHVEAKPPEVCVLCGREAPNLTDHHLVPKSQGRRQGVKLGEIPTVKMCPACQGYLSKTFSNAELANELNTVEALLAREEVQKFVKWVQKQPLTKGVRVH
- a CDS encoding NuoB/complex I 20 kDa subunit family protein codes for the protein MPLKELIEKDWQELESEGVLFSSLEKLVAWGRSNSMWPATFGLACCAIEMMQSTNARNDMARFGSEVFRASPRQADVMIIAGRLSKKMAPVLRRVYDQMPDPKWVISMGACASSGGMFNNYAIVQNTDSVVPVDIFVPGCPPRPEALLYALMQLQKKVRGEAFDELGHQLPMVDAWTR
- a CDS encoding type II toxin-antitoxin system VapC family toxin — encoded protein: MTRTLVDTSTLVAALMSHHTAHAWADAHLAEAEQQTVLISTHTLAEVLKVLTTYPREFLPPQIALQVIKETTRQYEKINLDDQDYFAVMQRLADHHLSGSVIFDALIAQAALKAGAEKLLTLNPKDFKRLGKDVAGILVYP
- a CDS encoding NADH-quinone oxidoreductase subunit C; translation: MDKVTAPNMPGTSQTTTDTATQPNTPHPARDVSQLIQELKLTEDHAAEPTVVVEPGELRAVAQSLKERGFMLMDCVGIDYLTYTEERPKRFAVLYNVYHPRDHRRVFLRVWLDNGQPCPSLYPVWKAANYIERETYDLVGIEFEGHPDLRKVLTPDDLEGHPLRRDFPIGETPTLFREGRFLDPHAFRAGMNGQQAGLTGWRGSLRRGEQRDIEPPVMPEGGPK
- a CDS encoding endonuclease domain-containing protein, translating into MREHYSKRLVPRARELRRELTPAERKLWFVFLRTHPVKFRRQVPFERFILDFYAPSLKLCIELDGASHDSVEAQVYDAERSALLAGAGVLVVRFTNAEVEQNFAGVCAAIDAVCTGGVPF
- a CDS encoding NADH-quinone oxidoreductase subunit A, with protein sequence MLVASLGIGIIAVIASALLGPKKGSKAKLMPYESGNDPEHGGVGTGQRFPVHFYLVAMLFIVFDIETAFFYPLAAAYQKLPQFAFFEALTFVLLLLVGYYYILKKGVLEWR
- a CDS encoding AbrB/MazE/SpoVT family DNA-binding domain-containing protein gives rise to the protein MAQFELEMDKFGRILIPKKLRDALNLRAGSKVTGELDGPHLTLSGPEPRYVISQSASGRPVIQFPNAAPWPEGDDPVRAMRDERTEQLIRGGKLG